In one Lolium rigidum isolate FL_2022 chromosome 3, APGP_CSIRO_Lrig_0.1, whole genome shotgun sequence genomic region, the following are encoded:
- the LOC124702705 gene encoding protein CONSERVED IN THE GREEN LINEAGE AND DIATOMS 27, chloroplastic-like, with translation MLLRLKIVTVQPVALLPGHDHGATAPRRRLAGALPRVGGLSPLATTSRVRSLTVAMALKEEEPESSRSRFAGGAASWDPGMEIGVPYEQRPVNEYSALKESSLYSWAELSPGSFFLRLGSLCLVTFTVLAAPISAASFSPAKDPLKFVLAAGIGTLLLVSLVVLRIYLGWSYVGDRLLSAVVPYEETGWYDGQMWVKPPEVLARDRLLGSYKVKPVINLLKQTLVGTGALLVGAVSLFAFAAPVQDYVHSFNASPTAASSKSKPSMRREELLRLPAEVRQDDDLAAAAAEAADGRPVYCRDRYYRALAGGQYCTSDDLLN, from the exons ATGTTGCTCCGGCTGAAGATTGTTACCGTCCAGCCGGTGGCGCTGCTTCCTGGGCACGACCATGGCGCCACCGCACCTcggcggcggctcgccggagCTCTTCCGCGAGTCGGCGGCCTGTCGCCGTTGGCGACGACGAGCAGGGTGAGGAGCCTCACGGTGGCGATGgcgctgaaggaggaggagccggagaGCAGCCGCAGCCGCTTTGCGGGCGGAGCTGCGAGCTGGGACCCCGGGATGGAGATCGGAGTCCCCTACGAGCAAAGGCCG GTTAACGAGTACTCCGCTCTCAAAGAAAGTAGCCTCTACTCGTGGGCAGAGCTGAGTCCAGGCTCCTTCTTCCTGCGCCTAGGCAGCCTGTGCTTGGTCACATTTACAGTTCTGGCGGCACCAATCTCAGCCGCAAGTTTCAGTCCAGCAAAG GATCCTCTCAAGTTTGTGTTAGCTGCTGGGATAGGGACTCTGCTCCTGGTGTCTCTGGTGGTTCTCAGGATCTATTTG GGATGGAGTTACGTTGGAGACAGGCTGCTGTCGGCAGTTGTGCCATATGAAGAAACCGGATGGTACGACGGCCAGATGTGGGTCAAGCCACCCGAG GTGCTGGCTCGCGACAGGCTCTTGGGATCTTACAAG GTTAAGCCGGTGATCAACCTGCTGAAGCAGACACTGGTGGGCACTGGCGCGCTGCTCGTCGGGGCGGTGTCCCTATTTGCcttcgccgcccccgtccaggactACGTCCACTCCTTCAACGCATCCCCAACTGCTGCGTCCTCCAAGTCCAAGCCGAGCATGAG GAGAGAGGAGCTGCTGAGGCTGCCTGCGGAGGTGAGGCAAGATGATGACCTCGCCGCGGCTGCTGCGGAGGCTGCCGACGGACGGCCGGTTTACTGCAGGGACCGCTACTACAGGGCGCTCGCAGGCGGGCAGTACTGCACCTCAGACGATCTGCTCAACTGA